Genomic DNA from Peribacillus simplex NBRC 15720 = DSM 1321:
CACATCGGATGTTTTACAAAAGAGGGCAGAGTGAATTTCACTCAATGAATTTGCATACACCTAAAAAATCACCTCAAACATACTATTCTCATTATGTAGACTGTCATATTTTTCATAATTTTTATTATAAGGATTATAGTCTTAGAGTTAAATAGGGATAAATAAGCTATTTATGCTACGGAATTAGGAAATTCAGCCCGCACGCTTCAATTCCAGATTAGACTTTTTACCCCTACATCTCCATTTTTAGACATAAAGAAAGGGTGCAGGCTGCACCCTCTGAATATTTACTGCATTATTTGAATTCCTTTTCGCCAAATAAATGCGGAACTTTCACCTTTTTCCCTTTTTTATGATTGAAATCAGGTTTTTTAGTTTCGATTTTAGCTTGGTCATATACAGCGGTGCCGACAATTTCAGCAACATCTTGAAGCTTTTCTTTTGAGATTTTATCAATGGTATCATCAGGAGTATGATACCAAGGTTCTGATGGACTATGGATGAATAAAGCAGCGGGTATTCCAGCCTCAGCAAAAGATACATGGTCACTTCTCCCGCCTTGTCCATATGGAGTCGGCTCACCATTCAGTCTTGTGCTTGATGCTTGGGCCAGCTCGGTTACAAGGTTCATTTCTCCATCATTAGTCAAAATGACCAAATCTCCGGCATCCCTGCTTCCCACCATATCCAGATTGAAGTCGGCAATGGTCCGCTTGATATCATCATCAGGGAGATTGTCCACATAATGCTGTGAACCTAGCAATCCATTTTCCTCTGCCCCAAAGGTGACGAAGCGAATTTCCGTATCTGTAGGAAGATTCTTCAAAACACGTGCAAGTTCAAGGGTGACGGATGTTCCTGATGCATCATCATTCGCTCCGGGTGCCCCCGCGACGGAATCATGATGTCCAGTAATATAAATAATATCGCTCTTTTTTGCTTTATTATTCTTTGTTGCTTTTTTCGTTGCCACTACATTATAAGAGGTTTTTTCTCCGGAATAAGCTCCTTCTATTTTTAATGATGCAGTCAATTTGACTCCTGCATTCAATTTTTCAAGAAGGGCTTCTCCATCCTTTTTGGTGATCGTGACGGATGGAATATACTTGTCATTATCCTCCCCAAGTGTCCCGTTTAATTCCCCATCTGCATTATTGAATAGGATGACTCCAGATGCCCCTTTTTCTGCTGCATTCAATACTTTCTCTGCAAAAGTGAGGCTCCCTCTTTGTATAAGGGCAATCTTCCCTGAAACGTCGGTTTCCTCTAGCTCTTCTTTCGTTCCTAAACCGGCATATACAACTTCACCGGATAGGTCCCCATTAACTGAATAGGTTAAATGGTTCGCTTGGATTTCCCCATCAATTCCGGCAACGGACAGTTCGACCAGATTTGGGTCTGTATAAGATAAAAAATTGAACTCTTCGATATCGGCCTTATAGCCATAAGATTTGAATTGCTTTTTGATGTATTGGACGGCT
This window encodes:
- a CDS encoding M28 family peptidase, translated to MKKQFLSVTLIAALTLGTAGTSAALATPHSSPVLSAPSTDKQVIKRIDADKIYNNIEYLSQTPRVAGTDSEYKAVQYIKKQFKSYGYKADIEEFNFLSYTDPNLVELSVAGIDGEIQANHLTYSVNGDLSGEVVYAGLGTKEELEETDVSGKIALIQRGSLTFAEKVLNAAEKGASGVILFNNADGELNGTLGEDNDKYIPSVTITKKDGEALLEKLNAGVKLTASLKIEGAYSGEKTSYNVVATKKATKNNKAKKSDIIYITGHHDSVAGAPGANDDASGTSVTLELARVLKNLPTDTEIRFVTFGAEENGLLGSQHYVDNLPDDDIKRTIADFNLDMVGSRDAGDLVILTNDGEMNLVTELAQASSTRLNGEPTPYGQGGRSDHVSFAEAGIPAALFIHSPSEPWYHTPDDTIDKISKEKLQDVAEIVGTAVYDQAKIETKKPDFNHKKGKKVKVPHLFGEKEFK